From the Pseudomonas sp. SORT22 genome, one window contains:
- a CDS encoding acyltransferase, translated as MKGTLKRLFESFFRLSLVRALVRAMIHVVDLLGRFWTFVKIRAVADIPRGSNCHWSVVLKYPENIKFHGRVMISPDCVIGAKSPVHLGNEVRLSQGVHIETASLDINGPLPYQHVSKPVCIEDGVWLGAHCIVLAGVTIGRNSVIGAGVVVSKSVPENSIVVGSGFRFIERKESY; from the coding sequence ATGAAAGGCACGCTGAAGCGCTTGTTCGAAAGCTTTTTCCGACTGTCGTTGGTCAGGGCGCTGGTGCGCGCGATGATTCATGTAGTTGATCTGCTGGGACGGTTCTGGACCTTTGTCAAAATCAGGGCTGTCGCCGATATTCCACGCGGTAGCAACTGTCACTGGAGTGTCGTCCTGAAGTACCCCGAGAACATCAAGTTTCATGGCCGGGTCATGATCAGTCCCGATTGCGTTATCGGGGCAAAATCACCTGTGCACCTGGGGAATGAAGTGCGCCTTTCCCAGGGTGTGCATATTGAAACGGCCTCCCTGGATATCAATGGTCCGTTGCCCTATCAGCATGTCTCGAAGCCGGTCTGTATCGAAGACGGGGTCTGGCTGGGCGCGCATTGCATCGTACTGGCCGGGGTAACCATTGGCCGTAACTCAGTGATTGGTGCCGGCGTCGTGGTCAGCAAAAGTGTCCCGGAAAACTCGATCGTAGTCGGATCGGGATTCAGGTTTATCGAGCGGAAAGAAAGCTACTGA
- a CDS encoding capsular biosynthesis protein, with product MNIVLIENRYKTYFWDALAKCFIADGHNVQWIVQNPLFAPAHGQARLIGFPRGKDFSPLGGDDLFTRTRQSDRFVNYFGGQPTHYHYYRQAIWQALDDAKPDLVIGEATLFHELLAVEWCKARGVAFFHPSMPGYPGGRYSIYAADSKEAIGTSADCPADEDCFALAEAIRKREKVPDYMRPALPSDPGRVFPLHGSWPNRLTLIKSYLGGERFNTPSPVKKWLLDRAVKARLARWAQLSGERFSLDADQHYLLYPMQMQPESNLDLWGQDFRNQAELIAALARALPAHWKLLVKLNPKTKYELDDALLEQIVSVDNIIPVPYEVAMGSLLEHVKLICTVTGTIAVEAVLSRKPLVQFGPGVLAGEPGYVQLSDVEGISQVIQDVESGTFTLADDAARTQLVRKLYTTTFAGLVSDPASLPAVLDQDNVRQIANNLVRVAEQHR from the coding sequence ATGAATATTGTACTGATAGAAAATAGGTACAAGACCTATTTCTGGGATGCGCTGGCCAAGTGCTTCATTGCTGATGGCCATAATGTCCAGTGGATTGTACAGAACCCGCTTTTTGCACCGGCCCATGGTCAGGCCAGGCTGATCGGCTTTCCCCGAGGGAAGGACTTCAGCCCGCTGGGTGGCGACGATCTGTTCACCCGGACACGTCAGTCAGATCGTTTCGTCAATTATTTTGGCGGTCAGCCTACCCACTACCACTACTACCGGCAGGCCATCTGGCAGGCGCTGGATGACGCCAAGCCGGACCTGGTCATTGGCGAGGCCACGCTGTTTCATGAACTGCTGGCGGTAGAATGGTGCAAGGCTCGCGGAGTAGCCTTTTTTCATCCCTCCATGCCCGGCTATCCGGGAGGGCGCTACAGCATCTACGCCGCAGACAGCAAGGAGGCTATTGGTACGTCCGCGGACTGCCCGGCGGACGAGGACTGTTTTGCCCTGGCTGAAGCTATTCGCAAGCGCGAGAAGGTTCCGGACTACATGCGTCCCGCCCTGCCTTCGGATCCGGGGCGGGTGTTTCCGTTGCACGGTTCCTGGCCCAACCGGCTGACGTTGATCAAAAGCTACCTGGGGGGGGAGCGGTTCAATACGCCTTCACCGGTAAAGAAGTGGTTGCTGGACCGGGCGGTAAAAGCGCGGCTGGCGCGTTGGGCGCAACTCAGTGGCGAGCGCTTCAGCCTGGATGCCGATCAACATTACCTGCTGTACCCAATGCAGATGCAACCCGAATCCAACCTCGACCTGTGGGGACAGGATTTCCGTAACCAGGCCGAGTTGATTGCAGCGTTGGCACGAGCGCTTCCCGCCCACTGGAAACTGCTGGTCAAACTTAACCCCAAGACCAAATATGAACTGGACGATGCCCTGCTTGAACAGATCGTATCCGTGGACAATATCATCCCGGTTCCCTACGAAGTCGCAATGGGTTCCCTGCTCGAGCACGTCAAACTGATCTGTACCGTTACCGGGACTATTGCCGTGGAGGCGGTCTTGTCGCGCAAGCCACTGGTTCAATTCGGTCCAGGCGTGCTTGCCGGCGAGCCAGGATACGTACAGTTGAGTGATGTCGAAGGGATTTCGCAGGTTATTCAGGACGTGGAAAGCGGAACATTCACGCTTGCCGACGATGCGGCCAGAACCCAGTTGGTCCGCAAGCTGTATACCACCACCTTTGCCGGGCTGGTCTCCGACCCTGCATCGTTGCCAGCAGTGCTCGACCAGGACAATGTCCGGCAAATTGCAAACAACCTGGTTCGAGTGGCGGAGCAACACAGATGA
- a CDS encoding glycosyltransferase family 4 protein, with protein sequence MRVAVVHDWLVTFAGAEKVLAEIISLWPQADLFSVVDFFSDAERKKIGGKVATTTFIQRLPQARKRYQLYLPLMPLAIEQLDLSGYDLIISSSHAVAKGVMTGPDQLHICYCHSPIRYAWDLQNQYLIESNKSEGLKGWLARYLLFKIRNWDARTANNVEHFVSNSNYIGRRIGKVYKREATTIYPGVDVQDFAFTPDKEDFYLTASRMVPYKKMDLIVRAFSAMPDKKLVVIGDGPQFDKVTQAAGPNVQVLGYQPFEVLRDHMQRCRAFVFAAEEDFGITPVEAQACGTPVIAFGKGGALETVVEGKTGMFFYEQTEAAICAAISQFESAGDFDPASIRAHAEQFAPEIFRERFKRFVDDKCQTFFAGWRHHQ encoded by the coding sequence ATCAGGGTAGCGGTTGTTCATGATTGGCTGGTGACATTCGCAGGTGCAGAGAAGGTGTTGGCTGAAATTATCAGTCTCTGGCCTCAGGCAGATCTGTTCTCTGTGGTGGATTTCTTTTCTGACGCCGAGCGTAAAAAGATCGGTGGCAAAGTTGCCACGACGACCTTCATCCAGCGTCTTCCACAGGCCCGCAAGCGCTATCAACTGTACTTGCCGTTGATGCCACTGGCGATTGAACAACTGGACCTGTCGGGTTATGACCTGATCATCAGCAGCAGCCACGCGGTGGCCAAAGGGGTGATGACCGGCCCTGACCAGTTGCACATCTGTTATTGCCACTCACCGATCCGCTACGCCTGGGACCTGCAGAACCAGTACCTGATCGAGTCCAACAAGAGTGAAGGGCTCAAGGGCTGGCTGGCCCGTTACCTGCTGTTCAAAATTCGCAACTGGGACGCGCGCACGGCCAACAACGTCGAGCATTTCGTCTCCAACAGCAATTACATCGGCCGCCGTATCGGCAAGGTCTACAAACGTGAGGCGACCACCATCTACCCGGGGGTGGATGTTCAGGACTTTGCTTTCACGCCTGACAAGGAAGACTTCTACCTGACCGCTTCGCGCATGGTCCCCTATAAAAAAATGGACCTGATTGTCAGGGCCTTCAGTGCCATGCCCGACAAGAAACTGGTGGTGATCGGCGACGGGCCGCAGTTCGATAAAGTCACGCAGGCTGCCGGACCGAATGTGCAGGTGCTGGGGTATCAGCCTTTCGAGGTCCTGCGTGACCATATGCAGCGGTGTCGGGCATTTGTGTTCGCTGCCGAGGAGGACTTTGGCATCACCCCGGTCGAAGCCCAGGCTTGCGGCACGCCGGTCATTGCCTTCGGTAAGGGCGGTGCCCTCGAAACCGTCGTCGAGGGGAAAACCGGGATGTTTTTCTATGAGCAGACCGAGGCTGCGATTTGTGCCGCCATCAGCCAGTTTGAAAGCGCTGGGGATTTTGATCCGGCAAGCATTCGTGCGCATGCCGAACAATTTGCTCCCGAGATTTTTCGAGAGAGGTTCAAGCGTTTTGTCGATGACAAGTGCCAGACGTTTTTCGCTGGCTGGCGACACCATCAATAA